In the genome of Fervidobacterium nodosum Rt17-B1, the window TCAAAGAGCACAACGATAAATACGGTCATACGAAAGGTGACCAAATTTTAAAAGATTTCTCAAAAACATGCCTAAACATGATAAGAAAGAGCGATGTTCTTGTAAGGTATGGTGGTGATGAATTTTTACTCTACATAGATTCGAATGAACCTGAGAAGGTCATCGAACGGGTAAAATTAACTTCCATAGTTGAATTTTCGTATGGAATTGTTAGTTTGCGAAATTACAACTCTCTTGAAGAAGCGATTCAAAGTGCCGATTTGAAGATGTACGAAAGTAAAAAGATGAATAAAGCCGATAAAAAGATAATCTATCAAAATTTAAGCTCGTGATAAAAATTAATGAGACCTAAAGAAATTTCCCTTCTCCAAGTGTGTCGTGGTATAATAATATCAAATTGGGAATATTGTCGGGAGTGATTCACTTGGGGAAGGGGAATTTTTTGTTTTCTCTCACAAATTTGTTCACGATTCAGCGTTGGAATAACCGACCGGCGATAATAAGGTTTTCCGAAGCTGATAATTCCTTTAATACATTATTTTTATCTTTCCTTTTTAAAATCTCCGAAGGTCAATCGATTCAATCAATTGAAGATAGCCTAAAATGGAGGTTCACACGTGAACTTCCAAAGATTGTACTTTCGGATGTTTCGCTGCAACTCAAAGAGCGCATCGAAAGGTTTTCGCCACAAGTATGGAAAGAAGTAACTGAGAAATCTATCCAAGACTTACGAAAATTGTCGGATGAAGAAACCGTTGATTTTTTAGTATCATCTATTAAAGAGAATCCGTTAGATAAGATTGCTGATTTGTACGTGAGCTATCTTGAAGCATATGAAAATGGAAAGCTTTTTGATTACTCTCAACCTCTGAAAGAATTGGAAGAAAAGATAGAAAAAATAGAAAACTATTTTGGAAAAGAGAAAAGCGATAAGTTATGGGATACCGCTAAATACTCTTGGCCTGCCATTTTAAATCTCACTTCTATGGTACGATGGAATAGAACACACCGCAATGTTCGAACAACTGTTTCAGGGCACTCTTTCCTTGTTGTTACAATCGCTTACTTGATTGCAAAATTATATAAATTCGAAAATATCGAAGAAGTTATTTTGAAATCAGTCCTGCACGACCTACCGGAAGCATTCACAGGTGATGTCATAACTCCGACAAAGAAAAAAGTTCCGGGGTTAGAAGAGCTAGTCAACGTCGTTGAACGTGAAATGATTAAAGAATGGATAAACGGAAATGAGAATGTAAAACCTCTCGAAAATTACGTAGAATATTGTATTGAACCATTTAGCGGGGATTCTGGAAGAATTGTAAGAACCGCTGATTACTTTGCCGCACTCCTTGAATGTGCTGTCGAAGTACATTCAGGAAATAGATTGGATGTATTCCGAGATAGCTTTTTTACGTTTAAAAAGCTCATCAAAGAAATTTCACCGATAGATGTTTCTGAGTGGATTGATGAAATAGAAGCGCTAATACTCTGACTTTTATGATAAGCAAGGAGGAATCTTATGGTAGATTTCAAGATGACAAAAGATGGCTTAGTGCTCTACATTAAAGATTACACTGACATATTCGATGTTCTTCAAAAGATAGAGGATAAAGTAAAGAGCATGGGTAATTTTTTTGCAAAAGGTGATAAGATAATGCTTCTGATTGAAGAACATGAGAAACACATCGCCGATGTGCCTAAGATAGTCGCGAGAGTCCAAGAGCTTGGACTCACAATCTCGCATGTTCTTATGGGCTCGGAAGGTGCGAATGAAGTTGTGGTAAAGAAGAAAGTTGATATGGTAAATCAAGGAGATACACGTTCTGGTACAAAAATAGTTAAGAAAAACCTCAGGAGTGGGCAGAGCATTATCCACTCTGGTGATGTGATATTGCTTGGCAATTTACATGCGGGAGCAGAGATTGTCGCTGGAGGCAGTGTAGTTATCTTCGGAAGATGTCAGGGCATTGTGAGAGCGGGAATAAATGAAGGAAGGGAATCAGTTATTGCAACACTGTCTTTCGAGGCCCCATTCGTTCAAATTTCAGATTTAAAAGGGACATTCACAGAAAAATACGAATTTCCATGCATTATTTACGTTAAAAGTAGTAGAATAGAAATAAACAAATACGACAACAAATTGGGAGGGATAAACGTTGAGTAAAGAGAAAAAAGAAAAATTAACTACAAAAGACTTACTTTTAAAATTTTCAGCTATTCCAGGACCTTCTGGATACGAAGATGAAGTCCTTGAAGAAATAAAAACAATTATGAGTGATTATTCCGACGAGTGTTTCCGAACACCTATGGGCAGCCTTGTGTGTGTTAAAAAAGGCGCGGGACCGAAGATTGGTTTTTTTGCTCATGCTGACCAGATAGCGTTTGTCGTTACGAAAATATACGAAGATGGATTTTTGAGACTTTCAGGCGTTGGTGGATGGGATCCAAAAACAGTTGTAAGCCAAAAAGTATGGATTCACACAAAGAAAGGAAAATTAAGAGGTATAGTTGGCTTTATGCCTCCGCACCTCCAAACAACGGAAGAGTCGAAAAAAGTACCAGATTATGACCATTTATTCGTCGACGTTACTATGAACCCAAATTGGAAGGATATATCGATAGGTGATCTGGTAACTTTAGATATAGAAGGATTTGAGAAAAACGGGACGATATTCGCGCCAGCACTTGATAACAGAGCAAGTTGTGTGGCCATAATCAAGGCGGCTGAGTTACTCTCAAAAATTAATACACAAGCCCAGGTTTATTATATATTCTCAACCCAAGAAGAGATAGGGGGACCAGGTGCGAAAAGCGGTGCGTACATTTCAGAGATAGAATACGGCATAGTCATAGATGTTACACATGGTGATGAGGATATACCTGGTTATCCTAAGATAAAGATGGGCGAAGGACCAGCCGTTGCTGTTGGACCTGTTACAAATAAAAAATTTGTGGAGCATATAAACAAAGTAGCTGGAAAATACAACATAAAGCTCCAAATAGAACCCATACCGGGAAGGTCTGGAACAGACACCGACGAAGTCCAACTTACGAGAATAGGTGTTAAAACAGCTTTGATATCTATACCTCTAAAATACATGCACAACCCATACGAAAAAATTACAGTTAAAGACGTCGAAGACACAGCCAAATTACTTGCATTCACGGCAGCTGAAATCACGGAGGTGGAAAAGCAATGATGAAGTATTTAAAAGAACTCACAGAATTAAAGGGAGTTTCTGGATTTGAAGATGATGTAAGGGAATATATAAAAGAGAAAATAAAAGATAAAGTGGATGAATTGTTTGTAGATAGAATGGGAAATCTAATAGCGCTAAAGAAAGGCAATGGGAAAGGTAAGAAAATATTGCTTGATGCACATATGGACGAGGTTGGATTTATGGTAACTAACATCAACGAAGATGGTACATTATCATTCGCGCCAGTTGGTGGCGTTGACCCAAGGGTTATAATTGGTAAAAAAGTTCAAGTTGGTAAAGAATCAATAGGCGTGATAGGTTACAAAGCCGTCCACATTCAAAGAGAAGGAATGATGAACACACCCAAATACTCAGAACTTAAAATAGACATAGGAGCGAAATCAAAACAAGAAGCGGAAAAACAAGTCAAAATAGGTGATATGGTGGCGTTTACAACAAATTACGAAGAATCTGGAGACTTCGTAATTGCGAAAGCTCTTGATGACAGATGTGGTTGTAGTGTGCTTATGGATTTAATAGATGAATTATCAAATAAAAATTCGTTGCCAAACGACGTTTACTTTGCTTTCACTGTCCAGGAAGAGACAGGCTTAAGAGGCCCTGCAATAATAGCGGAACAATTAAAAGTTGACATGGCGATAGCCGTCGAAACAACAACAAGTGGTGACGACCCAGAACTTGAAAAGCAACTTTGGTCCACTCACCTTGGTAACGGTCCTGCGATAACATTTATGCACAGTGGATACGTTGTTCATCAAGAAATATTTGAAAAACTCGTCCAGATAGCCAAGGAAAACAATATACCATTCCAATACAAAATGCGCACAGTTGGAGGCACAAACGCAAGAAGATACGCTATAACTGGAATACCTGCGGGAGTTGTATCAGTTCCTGCAAGATACATTCACAGTCCAGTCTCGTCGATAAATAAAAACGATTACAAGCATACGTTAAATTTGTTAGAAATGTTTCTTGAAAAAGAATAAATTTTGGTTTTTTAAGTTACTTTTTTGTGAAAAACATTTATTGACAGGTTATAAAGTTTTTTATATAATAAATTAATTGGAAAATAGAGAGTTTTGCGATAGTAGTTGACATTTGGGGATGTTATTTACAATTAAAGTAAACAAACAATATCATCTCAAGATAGTGTTAACTTGTAGTGATGAAAGAGTGTAATTGTGAAAGAATGCGATTGATATTGCCATTGTGCGTTTTCCAAAGATTCTTCACTACACAAAATCCTTGAATATATTTCGCTAAGTTCTTCGTATTCTTCAGCCCTCGCTTGAGTCGGAAAAAGTCTTTCAACAATGAAAACTTAGATTCACATTGATTGTTTTTACCGAGCGGTACCACTACGTGATTGATATTTCTGAACAACAGCTTTACTGCACTTTCATATGCACCAAGTCCATCAGTAATAAGTTCAATGTTTCTAGGTTTTGAATTACCAAAGAACTTCTCGAGCAATACTTTGACTTGTCCCATATCACGATACTTTGAGACATGCCAACAAAGAATTAAGTTAGTTTCGTGATCAACTAATAGCCAAACATAGTACTTTTGTTCTTTGAACACAAGAACAGTTTCATCAGCATGAACTGAGAAAACATTTTCGATGGTAAATGTTGGAAAAAGTACAGAGAATAAAGTACACAATTTAATAACCCATTTGTATATGGTGACATGAGATACTTTGATATTAAGAGAATGAGCAAGAGAGCGATAAGACATATTGTGTTTCATATACAAAACAAAAGCCTTTAAGACGAAAAAGATAGGGAAGCGGAAATATTTAAATTTCTCAGGAATAAGGGTGACTGGTTCGGGGAGGTTAAAAGGTACTCTATCTTTGGTACGACAAGCTCTACAACGGAAGACAACGAAAGAGCGACGGACTTTGTAAATTTGCATAGATTTACCACAAGAAGTGCATTTGGGATAAGGGAAAGGGAAGTTTTTGCGTTTTTGAGAATGGGAGAGTTTGAAAGAATGATGGCAGAGTTTGCAAAGGAATTGTTGGTTACCGTATTTGTCATGACCGTTTTTGTATAAGCTGGTGGAACCGCATTTTGGACAAGAGAGCGTTGAGTTGTTCATATCGGGATACCTCCTTTGTCGAGAGTTGGTTGGGGGGTGTCCCCTCTTTATAAGGATAATGCGGTTTTTGGAAAGTTTCAATACTTTTAGTTAACATTATCAATCATTGTAACGCCGGTTTTTTTGATTTTCGGCTATCTTTCACCGGCGAGTTTAATTAAGAGATGTTTCTAAATTTATTATCTTCCATATACTTAAAAGTATCAACCAGAATTTTTGTGAAGAGTATCACATTTTTATGGAAAATTATTGAAAATCTCTCTTTTTCTTTGAGATATTCAAAGATATTCAAGTATGCAATTTTTTAGAATAGTCCTGTAATTTCTCCATTTTCGTCAATATCTATGTTTACTGCAGCTGGTGCTTTTGGCAAACCTGGCATAAGCATTATTTCGCCTGCTAAAGCTACAACAAATCCTGCACCTGCGCTTATCTGGAAGTCTCTCACCGTAAATTCGTATCCAGATGGAGCATTTATCTTTTTGGGATCATCTGAAATGCTATTTTGTGTCTTGGCTATAATTACCGGATAATTTCCAAATCCATTCTTTTTTAACATCGAAAGTTTTGATTTTGCTGTATCCGTGTAGATAACTTTTCCTGCCCTGTAAATTTCTTTTGCTATTAGTTCTATCTTTTGTTCAACGGGCAAATCACTTGGTACTAAAGGTTTATAATTACTCGGCACATTTTCAATAGTTTCAACTACTGCTTTTGCAAGTTCTATTGCGCCTTCAGAACCTTTCGCATAGGCTTCGTTAAGCACGCATTTAGCTGGACTGTTTTTCAAAACAGCTTCTATTTCTTTTTCTGTATCGGTCGAAAATCTGTTCAGCGCAACGACGACGGGCACACCATATTTTTTCATGTTTTCAATATGTACTTTCAAATTTTCCAAACCCTTAATTACAGCATCTACGTTTTCTTCGTTAAGGTTATCTTTCGAAACTCCGCCATGGTATTTCATCGCGCGTATCGATGCAACTATAACAACAGCGTCTACAAATAATCCGCCAGTTGGGGCAACAAAGTCTAAGAATTTTTGAGCGCCAAGGTCAGCTGCAAATCCAGCTTCCGTAACGACATAATCTGAAAGTTTAAGAGCTAACTTGGTTGCAATTAGCGTATTTGTGCCATGTGCGATATTTGCGAATGGACCACCATGTACAAATGCAGGGGTATTTTCAATTGTTTGAACAAGATTTGGGTTAATTGCGTCTTTCAAAAGTGCCGCTGCCGCGCCTTCGGCTTGTATGTCTTTCACTCTAACTAATCCATTCTTTCCTTGAGCAATTACAATTTCGCCGATTCTTCTTTTCAAATCAGTTAAGTCCTTTGCTAAACACAAAACTGCCATAATTTCAGAAGCAGCTGTGATTAAAAAACCATCTTCCCTTGGATAACCATTTGCACTACCACCAAGTGCAATTACAATTTCTCTCAAAGCTCTATCGTTCATATCCATAGCACGTTTCCAATAAATCTTCCTCAAATCTATTCCTAATTCGTTTCCATGGTTAATATGCGCATCAATCATCGCGGCGATTAAGTTGTGTGCGGTCGTTACTGCATGTATATCACCGGTAAAATGTAAGTTAATATCTTCCATAGGGAGCACTTGGGAATATCCACCACCCGCCGCACCACCTTTGACACCAAAAACAGGACCAAGCGATGGCTCTCTGAGGGTAACTATCGATTTTTTTCCAATTCTGTTCAGTGCCATGGAAAGACCTATACTGGTTGTTGTCTTACCTTCACCAGCCGGTGTTGGAGTTATGGCCGTAACAAGTATAAGCTTTCCATTAGGCTTGGCATTGAGCGTGTTCAAATACCTATGGTCAACTTTAGCTATATACCTGCCGTAAGGTTTGAGCATATCTTCGGGAATATCTAAAAATTTTGCGATATCTCTTATATCTTTCAACCTCGCTTGTTTCGCAATCTCAATATCACTTAACATCTTTCATCACCTCCAACTTTTATCTCATTGAATACCTTATCAATAGTTTATCACTGCAATCTCAATTTATCAAAAAGAGAATTTCAAGAAATCAGACTAATTTTGTACAATTTTCAATGTAATTTACAAAATGTTAATCCTATTCAAAATTGTTGAAAATTATGGTAAAATATAGAAAATTAGGTTATAAAACTATAGAAATCAATTTGGGAGGAAACAACCAATGGCTATAGTAACTATAGAAGATATATTGAAAGATATAAAAAATGTTGCAGAAGAATACGGTAAAGATTTTGTAGTAGCGTTTTCCGGTGGTATGGATAGCACCGCAAGTGCTCTTTTGTGCGCTGAAGCTATTGGAAAAGAAAATATTGAATTAGTGCACGTCGTATATGGACCTTACACTTATTCTAATAGTCTCGAAATAGTTTCAGAATTCGCTGAAAAGTTTGGTTTCAAAATAACTTTTCTATACAATCGAGGTCAAGAGCAGATATGGAAATATGGCCCGTCTTGTAACATGTGTACAAAACAGATAAAGATGGGAACAGTCTTGAGCTATGCAAATGGCAGAATCGTCGTAACAGGCTCAAATTCATCGGATACATGGGGACAAACTGGATTACGTGTATTTAATTCAATGTATGCACCATTAGGTGATATAGGTAAAGATGAAATTAGAAAAATATTAGATAAATACGGTGTGAAAATCAGACGAATAGGTGAACACGCCCTTAGAGAAGGATGTAAATTAAAGCATCTTTTAAAACCAATGACAAATCCGGCTTACCATGGAAAAGCAACAGCTATTGCAAATGAGATGGTTCTCGATTACTTCCCAAATGGCAATGAAATCGCCAATATAAAAATCGTTGGGCCACTATCAAAAAATATAGCGGTGATAAATGTTAAACCGTTTAGGGAAGAAGTGTACAAATTGGCTGAAGACCTTCGAAAGATAGATGTTATCGACGATGTAATTGTTGCAGACAAACCATTGATTTTAAAAATAGTTGCAAATCCATCAATCTACAGGGTGGAAGAATCAAAGTTTTGGGTTGTAGAAGGTAAACTCAAGCCAGAATTTGCCGTACCGATTAAGGTAGAATGGTACGAGTCAAAAAACAATAAATTAAGAACATTCCATGTTGTGGAGGTATGTGAATGGACGAATTACGAGACAGAGAAAGACGAGTACTTGAAGAACTCCAACGTCGACTCGGATACACTTTTAAAAATCAAATGCTCTTGTTCAATGCCCTCTGCCATTCAAGTTACGCATACGAACTCAATCAAATAGGTAGAGATGTCCAAGACAATGAAAGATTAGAATTCTTAGGTGATGCCGTTGTAGAACTCGTAGTATGTGATATACTCTATCGAAATTATCCAGACTCAAGTGAAGGCGATATGGCAAAGGTGAAAGGTGCCGTTGCTAGCGAAGAGGTACTTACTGAATTAGCAAACGAAATTGAGCTTGGTAAGTACATCTTCCTTGGCAAAGGCGAAGAAAAGACAGGTGGAAGGAAAAGAAGTAGTATATTAGCAGACGCATTTGAAGCGCTGTGTGCTGCTATCTATCTCGATGGAAATCTTGAGTCAGTGGTAAAAGTTTTTGGCGAAAAACTGAAGAGAGAGATTGAAATATTCTACACAGGCCAAAGGATATTCGATTACAAAACCGCTCTTCAAGAAATTACGCAAGAGAGGTTCAAAGAACTGCCAGAGTACAAAACGGTTAAGAACGATGAAAACGGGAAGTTTTTAGTCGAATTATACATACAGGGAAAAAAGATATCGATGGGAATAGGTAATTCAAAGAAAGACGCGGAAAAAGATGCCGCAAAAAAAGCTTACGAAATTCTAACAAGAGACGAAAATTAAACAAAGAACAAATAGTGAAAATATTGAGGAGTGGATATTATCGATATAGAAGCGCTATTGAGAACGTACGAAGATTATCTTGTACATGTGAGAAGAAGTTCTGAAAATACAGTAAAGGCATATATAAAAGATATAAGGAGGTTTTTTGAATATATACAAAAACCTCCAAAGGATATTGTTAGAAGCGATGTTGAAAAGTTTGTCAAAGCACTTTCGAAAGGTGAAATTACCGGTGGAGAAGTTACTGAAACAACTATATCAAGATACATTTCCTCGCTTAAGACTATATTCGATTATCTCCAACTCATAGGAGTAGTAAATGAAAACCCAACCGAGCGTGTCAGACATCCAAGGCTTAGAAAGAAAATTCCAAGTTTTCTCACTATGAAAGAAGTCAAAGCGATGATAAATACTTTTGACGAAGAGAAAGAATTGAAGTACAAAACGATCATATCTGTTCTTTATTTTTGTGGGTTAAGGGTAAGTGAATTGTGTAATTTGAGAGTAGAAGATGTGTCTTTCTATCCACCATATATAAAGGTTGTTATGGGTAAGGGAAACAAAGATAGGCTCGTTCCAATCAGCGATAGCATAATTCCTTTACTTGAAAAGTACGTGGAAAGGTATAAACCGAAAGTTTACTTTATCGAAAGTCGTGGAAAATCGATACATCCAGCAACTGTTTTTAGGATAGTAAAGCGTGCCGCACAAAGGGCTGGCATAAATAAGAAGATTCACCCACATACGCTAAGACACTCTTTTGCAACCCATCTTATAATGAACAACGTAAACGTAAAAATTGTACAAGAACTCTTGGGCCACGCAAATTTAAGCACGACAAGTATTTATCTACACGTAGCAGATAAAGAGAAATTCGATGCGGTTAAAAAGTTGGTTATTTGAAAACTAAAAACATCAGAGGTGTTTGAATGTCAGAAAGTGAAAGTGAAAAGAAAGAGCTCACTATGGTTAAAGATAATAACAACGATGAAATGACCAAGAATTTCATAAATGAAATCGAAAAGTTACTTGAGAAAAAAATTACAAACGAAGACGAACAAAAAATAGCTCAAGCAATCGAACTTGCTAAGATAGCTTACGAGGGATTGTACAGAAAATCCGGCGAGCCGTTTATTTCGCATCCTTTGGAAGTGGCAAAAATTGTTGCTTCGTTGAAGCTTGATATTGAAAGTATTATAGCCGCCATCTTACACGATGCTATAGAAGATAGTAATGGGAAAGTAACTTATGAGATGATAGAGAAACAATTTGGGCACGATATAGCACTCATCGTTGATGGTGTAACAAAGGTAAGTAGAATAAACGCGCCCGTTGGAAATATAGAACAGAGAAAAAAATTGGAAACGATTCAAAAGATGCTTTTTGCAATGGCAGAAGACATACGTGTCATATTTGTAAAATTAGCCGATAGGTTACACAATATGAGAACTATAGATTTCGTTGAGGATGTTGAAAAGAAAAAGTACAAAGCACTTGAAACTTTGGAAGTATACGCACCTATCGCACATAAGCTTGGAATTAACGTTATAAAATCTGAACTTGAGGACCTTAGTTTTAAAGTTCTTCATTACGATGAGTACCAAAAAATCAAGCAGATGATCGCACAAAAGAAGGTTGAAAGGGAAGAACGCCTAAAAATATACATCCAACAATTGGAAACAGCTCTTCAAGAACATAATATCAAAGCGAAAGTCGAAGGTCGATACAAGCATTACTACAGTATATGGAAAAAGATGATTCAAAAAGGCAAAGATTTTAACGAATTGTACGATTTAATGGGTTTAAGAGCGATAGTAAATGATGTAACAAGCTGTTATACTACGATAGGCATTGTACACAACCTATGGGTACCATTGCCAGGAAGGTTCAAAGATTACATCGCCGCGCCAAAATCAAATGGATACAGGTCCATCCACACAACTGTTATTACGCAATTTGGCGAACCACTTGAAGTGCAAATTAGAGATTATCAAATGCACGAAGAAGCTGAGTATGGTTTGATAGCTCACTGGGCATATAAAGAAGGGGAACCAACTGTAGATATAAAACAAAAGTGGATTTTAAGGTTAGCCGAATGGAGGAAAGAACTTTCGCAAGGCTATGCGAGTCTTGATGATTTGAAAAAAGAACTACAAATGTCTGAAGTTTTTGTTCTGACACCAAAGGGTGAGATAATTCACCTTCCATACGGCGCGACACCAATCGATTTTGCTTACGCGGTACATACAGAAATTGGGCATCACTTTGCTGGTGCAAAGGTCAATGGAAAAATTGTACCAATAGATTATCAATTGAATAACGGTGACGTTGTAGAAATCATAGTAAATAAATCTTCACCTGGACCTAGCCTTGATTGGCTAAGATACGCCAAAAGTCCAAGAACAAAGGCAAAGATAAAGAGATTTTTTAAAGAGAAAGAAAAAGAACAACTGATAGAAAGAGGTAAAGACGTACTTAGGCGAATCGCAAAGAAATTAAATATTTCAATTGAAGAATTATTGGAAAAACCAGAGATAAAAAAGTACCAAACAGCTCACCAAATAGATGAAGAAGAATTTATCATCAGACTCGGTGATAAAACGTTAACACAAGATGATTTGCTTTCAATTCTTGGAATCAAAGAACAACAAAAGAAGAAAACTCAAACTAAGAAAAAGAAATCTACCGGTTCTTTAGTTATCGTCGATGGGCTTGAGGGTCTCGAAATTTTGTTTGCTAAATGCTGCAATCCTATCCCTGGTGACAAAATAGTTGGTGTTGCAAGTAAAAGAGGATTGGTTATACATAGGTCTAATTGTGCTAACGTAGTAAACTTGGGAAATGACAGAAAGTTTTTGGCAGTTTGGAGAGCGGATATCAACGCTCAATTCAATGTTCTTGTTAAAATAGAATTAGATAGAAAAGAACGTGTACCTGATCTTTTGTCCAAAGCCATGAAAAAGAAAGTTGAAATAAGGAACTTTAAATTCGAAATAATTTCCGACGATTACGTTATTATATCTCTAAACGTCAACGTCCAATCCCTTGAAGAGCTCGAAGAAATAATGAAATTTTTCAAGTCATTCCCTGGAATTAGAAAGGTGGTGCGTTCTTAAAAAATGCGCGCAGTTGTTCAAAGAGTTACAAAAGCAAGTGTCTCAGTCGATGGTAAAATTGTTGGACAAATAGAGAAAGGAATTGTTGTTTTACTTGGAGTTGGTAAAGATGATAACATCGATGATACAAAATACTTAGCTGAGAAAATTGTAAATTTGAGAATATTTGACGATAATGATGGGAAAATGAATCTTTCGCTATTAGATGTTCAAGGTTCGGCTTTGATTATCTCACAATTCACGTTGTACGGCGATTGCAGAAGAGGTAGAAGACCATCATACTCTGATAGCGCAAACCCAGAATTAGCAAAAGAGCTATACGAAAAATTCATAGAACTTGTGAGAGGATATGGTGTGCATGTTGAAACGGGAATATTCGCTGCGTACATGCAAGTTGAGATACACAACGACGGACCTGTAACTTTACTTTTGGATTCAAAGAAGGTGTTTTAATTTGAAATGCCATCTTTTACATGTCTGTTGCGCCCCAGATTTGGTTATCGCTTACCTTTCTGGCGCACGTGGTGATGTATTTTTCTACAATCCAAACATACATCCAAAAGCAGAATACGAGAAAAGATACAATGAAGTACTAAAGCTTGCAAATATGTGGAATTTAAATGTGATTGATGTGCCATACGACCCAGAAAATTTCTTTAAATTAACCAAAGGTTTTGAAAATGAACCAGAGAAAGGTAAAAGGTGCGAAATATGCATAAGAATGAGGCTTGAGATAACAGCAAAATTTGCAAAAGAGAACGGCTATCGTTCTTTCTCTACAACACTTACATCTTCACCACGAAAATCTGTTGAAATGATAAATAAGATAGGGCTTGAAGTTATGAAAAATTTTGGGGTAGAATTCCTTCCAAATGTGTACCGTAAAAGCCCACTTTATAACGATGCTCAGAGGCTAATCAAGCAACTTGGAATATACAGACAAAATTACTGCGGTTGCGTTTATTCAATGAGTTCAAAACAACCACAATTAATAACGATGAGGTGAAAACAAATGAAAATTTACCTATCAAAGGAAGAACTTGAACTCGAAAAACAAATGTACGCAGATATAGCTATTAATTCAAAAGTTAGGATTGAATACACATACAAAGATGAGAAATACTTGCTCATACCTTATCAAATTGGTGACTTAATTGTTTTACTAGAAGTAAATGATGAAAAAGAGATTGTTGCTCAACTTTTGGATAAATTTGTACGTCAGTGGGTTCTTGAAAATTACATTTATCCCGAAGAAATAAAAATCTTGGCGAAACATTTTAAGACAGAATTGAAAAAATTTAAAATACTTGTGGTAAA includes:
- a CDS encoding HD domain-containing protein, translating into MFSLTNLFTIQRWNNRPAIIRFSEADNSFNTLFLSFLFKISEGQSIQSIEDSLKWRFTRELPKIVLSDVSLQLKERIERFSPQVWKEVTEKSIQDLRKLSDEETVDFLVSSIKENPLDKIADLYVSYLEAYENGKLFDYSQPLKELEEKIEKIENYFGKEKSDKLWDTAKYSWPAILNLTSMVRWNRTHRNVRTTVSGHSFLVVTIAYLIAKLYKFENIEEVILKSVLHDLPEAFTGDVITPTKKKVPGLEELVNVVEREMIKEWINGNENVKPLENYVEYCIEPFSGDSGRIVRTADYFAALLECAVEVHSGNRLDVFRDSFFTFKKLIKEISPIDVSEWIDEIEALIL
- the minC gene encoding septum site-determining protein MinC, producing MVDFKMTKDGLVLYIKDYTDIFDVLQKIEDKVKSMGNFFAKGDKIMLLIEEHEKHIADVPKIVARVQELGLTISHVLMGSEGANEVVVKKKVDMVNQGDTRSGTKIVKKNLRSGQSIIHSGDVILLGNLHAGAEIVAGGSVVIFGRCQGIVRAGINEGRESVIATLSFEAPFVQISDLKGTFTEKYEFPCIIYVKSSRIEINKYDNKLGGINVE
- a CDS encoding M42 family metallopeptidase, whose amino-acid sequence is MSKEKKEKLTTKDLLLKFSAIPGPSGYEDEVLEEIKTIMSDYSDECFRTPMGSLVCVKKGAGPKIGFFAHADQIAFVVTKIYEDGFLRLSGVGGWDPKTVVSQKVWIHTKKGKLRGIVGFMPPHLQTTEESKKVPDYDHLFVDVTMNPNWKDISIGDLVTLDIEGFEKNGTIFAPALDNRASCVAIIKAAELLSKINTQAQVYYIFSTQEEIGGPGAKSGAYISEIEYGIVIDVTHGDEDIPGYPKIKMGEGPAVAVGPVTNKKFVEHINKVAGKYNIKLQIEPIPGRSGTDTDEVQLTRIGVKTALISIPLKYMHNPYEKITVKDVEDTAKLLAFTAAEITEVEKQ
- a CDS encoding M42 family metallopeptidase, whose protein sequence is MMKYLKELTELKGVSGFEDDVREYIKEKIKDKVDELFVDRMGNLIALKKGNGKGKKILLDAHMDEVGFMVTNINEDGTLSFAPVGGVDPRVIIGKKVQVGKESIGVIGYKAVHIQREGMMNTPKYSELKIDIGAKSKQEAEKQVKIGDMVAFTTNYEESGDFVIAKALDDRCGCSVLMDLIDELSNKNSLPNDVYFAFTVQEETGLRGPAIIAEQLKVDMAIAVETTTSGDDPELEKQLWSTHLGNGPAITFMHSGYVVHQEIFEKLVQIAKENNIPFQYKMRTVGGTNARRYAITGIPAGVVSVPARYIHSPVSSINKNDYKHTLNLLEMFLEKE
- a CDS encoding DDE-type integrase/transposase/recombinase translates to MNNSTLSCPKCGSTSLYKNGHDKYGNQQFLCKLCHHSFKLSHSQKRKNFPFPYPKCTSCGKSMQIYKVRRSFVVFRCRACRTKDRVPFNLPEPVTLIPEKFKYFRFPIFFVLKAFVLYMKHNMSYRSLAHSLNIKVSHVTIYKWVIKLCTLFSVLFPTFTIENVFSVHADETVLVFKEQKYYVWLLVDHETNLILCWHVSKYRDMGQVKVLLEKFFGNSKPRNIELITDGLGAYESAVKLLFRNINHVVVPLGKNNQCESKFSLLKDFFRLKRGLKNTKNLAKYIQGFCVVKNLWKTHNGNINRILSQLHSFITTS
- a CDS encoding formate--tetrahydrofolate ligase, which gives rise to MLSDIEIAKQARLKDIRDIAKFLDIPEDMLKPYGRYIAKVDHRYLNTLNAKPNGKLILVTAITPTPAGEGKTTTSIGLSMALNRIGKKSIVTLREPSLGPVFGVKGGAAGGGYSQVLPMEDINLHFTGDIHAVTTAHNLIAAMIDAHINHGNELGIDLRKIYWKRAMDMNDRALREIVIALGGSANGYPREDGFLITAASEIMAVLCLAKDLTDLKRRIGEIVIAQGKNGLVRVKDIQAEGAAAALLKDAINPNLVQTIENTPAFVHGGPFANIAHGTNTLIATKLALKLSDYVVTEAGFAADLGAQKFLDFVAPTGGLFVDAVVIVASIRAMKYHGGVSKDNLNEENVDAVIKGLENLKVHIENMKKYGVPVVVALNRFSTDTEKEIEAVLKNSPAKCVLNEAYAKGSEGAIELAKAVVETIENVPSNYKPLVPSDLPVEQKIELIAKEIYRAGKVIYTDTAKSKLSMLKKNGFGNYPVIIAKTQNSISDDPKKINAPSGYEFTVRDFQISAGAGFVVALAGEIMLMPGLPKAPAAVNIDIDENGEITGLF